A genome region from Penicillium psychrofluorescens genome assembly, chromosome: 3 includes the following:
- a CDS encoding uncharacterized protein (ID:PFLUO_005393-T1.cds;~source:funannotate), with translation MGKDPAELDQITTLPNGIRVATESLPGPFAGVGVYVDAGSRYEDASLRGVSHIMDRLAFKSSNSHTGDQMLEILESLGGNIQCASSRESLMYQSASFNSAVPTTLGLLAETIRDPLITDEEVLQQLATAEYEIGEIWAKPELILPELVHMAAYKENTLGNPLLCPSERLGEINKAVVQRYRDVFFNPDRMVVAFAGVPHAEAIKLTEQYFGDMQTSDLSKSKGPVLSGSGIETTLSGSPDAVNEGQVPTVPQFTPSSTTCSSATSPNSQSSILSKLPFLKKLSLSTNKNATVEPLDPSLIEPSTLDLYRPAHYTGGFIALPPIPPPANPMLPRLSHIHLAFEALPISSPDIYALATLQTLLGGGGSFSAGGPGKGMYSRLYTNVLNQHGWVESCISFNHSYTDSGIFGISASCSPTRTTEMLEVMCRELQSLTLDTGYTALQAQEVNRAKNQLRSSLLMNLESRMVELEDLGRQVQVHGRKVGVKEMCEQIESLTVEDLRRVARQVFGGHIQNKGQGTGKPTVVLQEGELEGYKLREFAWEEIQERIGRWKLGRR, from the exons ATGGGCAAG GACCCTGCCGAATTGGACCAAATCACCACCCTTCCGAATGGAATCCGTGTCGCCACGGAATCACTACCAGGTCCCTTTGCCGGCGTTGGTGTCTACGTCGACGCCGGTTCCCGGTATGAGGACGCCAGCCTGCGCGGAGTGAGTCACATTATGGACCGACTAGCTTTCAAATCGTCCAACTCGCATACCGGAGATCAAATGCTCGAGATACTCGAGTCCCTGGGTGGTAACATCCAGTGCGCCTCGTCACGCGAGTCGTTGATGTACCAGTCGGCCAGCTTCAACTCGGCGGTTCCCACGACTCTTGGTCTGCTGGCCGAGACTATTCGCGATCCGTTAATCACAGACGAGGAAGTTCTTCAGCAACTCGCGACGGCGGAATATGAAATCGGCGAGATCTGGGCTAAGCCGGAGCTGATTCTGCCGGAGCTTGTGCACATGGCTGCATACAAGGAGAACACCCTCGGAAACCCCTTGCTGTGTCCGAGTGAGAGACTGGGCGAGATCAACAAGGCAGTTGTGCAGAGATACAGGGACGTTTTCTTCAACCCGGACCGGATGGTGGTTGCGTTCGCCGGAGTGCCGCATGCCGAGGCTATCAAACTCACTGAGCAATATTTTGGCGACATGCAGACGAGTGATCTGAGCAAGAGCAAGGGTCCCGTTCTGTCTGGGTCGGGCATTGAAACCACCCTGTCGGGATCGCCCGATGCGGTCAACGAGGGCCAAGTGCCGACAGTTCCTCAGTTCACACCATCGTCGACCACCTGCAGCTCGGCCACTTCTCCCAACTCCCAGTCGTCGATCCTCTCCAAGCTTCCCTTCCTCAAGAAGCTTTCGCTATCTACAAACAAAAACGCCACGGTCGAGCCTCTTGACCCGTCCTTGATCGAGCCATCTACGCTGGACCTTTACCGACCCGCTCATTACACTGGCGGCTTCATTGCCCTCCCTCCGATTCCCCCGCCGGCGAACCCGATGCTGCCCAGACTGAGTCACATCCACCTCGCCTTCGAGGCTCTccccatctcctctccagaCATTTACGCACTCGCGACTCTTCAgaccctcctcggcggcggcgggtcATTCTCGGCCGGCGGTCCCGGCAAGGGCATGTACTCCCGCCTCTACACGAATGTGCTGAACCAGCACGGCTGGGTTGAGAGCTGCATTTCTTTCAACCACAGCTACACCGACAGTGGAATATTCGGCATTTCGGCGTCGTGTAGCCCAACCCGTACCACCGAGATGCTCGAGGTGATGTGCCGCGAACTGCAGTCCCTGACCCTGGACACGGGGTATACCGCACTGCAGGCACAGGAAGTCAACCGCGCGAAGAACCAGCTTCGGTCATCGCTGTTGATGAACCTGGAATCGCGCATGGTGGagctcgaggatctcggGCGCCAGGTGCAGGTCCATGGACGCAAGGTGGGCGTGAAGGAGATGTGTGAGCAGATCGAGTCTTTGaccgtcgaggatctccgCCGCGTCGCCCGGCAGGTCTTTGGTGGACACATCCAGAACAAGGGCCAGGGAACCGGCAAGCCCACTGTGGTGTTGCAggagggcgagctggagggcTACAAACTGCGCGAGTTTGCCtgggaggagatccaggaacGCATTGGACGGTGGAAGCTGGGCCGGAGGTAA
- a CDS encoding uncharacterized protein (ID:PFLUO_005395-T1.cds;~source:funannotate): MSHRSRKKQTRLAFASAPPESEAAGDSPTKSDGRFARLEYGHPSMASLLTEKSRNSQHSASKETTPVRSSMRKHESKDKSRSKKKKHSIENENEDSTQDNQTSVQEPADSASSEDDIVAPSTQKRKKHPPFDVATEIKSLHSTDKSAMSDSKETGSQTRRKLKRKAESSPIVLSDSEDSDEPVLSSPMKRRRRAADTETPQTPHSSADRDRLDIEEDLEDLQDSVVKKSRTRGRLAGSARDKRQKHLEALRRRRAGVKEESGTESENESDPDESESPTTRQTADSRRITVDDSDVESAVPSDEDLDRYEEDFVLEDDQDKLGVPTEEIPFEFTRHAYKQLKEYFRDVVEWMVHNKLNPAFPRNNAMYKVAFMKLDDEVKGRAGSQLISSVWNADFCRALLARPQIEMTAFPTALDHPCDACNRSKHPASTDMKLYGKAYSLETLEPLNDDSSEDSDESKSVEDEDEGEGSGEERDRDGRVLPPESRRFLLGRQCKAKAELAHTLTHWRFHLNEWVVGYLERKGHMDRDEVIKRNDMSQKRKMKNANAAVDRMVEADEIEKLWRDFHLNLKSARENTSTLG; the protein is encoded by the exons ATGTCCCACCGATCTCGCAAGAAGCAAACGCGCCTTGCCTTTGCTTCCGCACCACCAGAAAGTGAAGCTGCTGGTGACAGTCCCACTAAAAGTGACGGCCGCTTCGCTCGACTAGAATACGGACATCCCAGCATGGCCTCTTTGCTCACGGAAAAGTCTCGCAACAGCCAGCACTCAGCTTCGAAGGAAACCACTCCGGTCAGATCCTCTATGCGCAAACACGAATCGAAAGACAAGTCGCgatcaaagaagaaaaaacactCGATCGAGAACGAAAATGAGGATAGTACTCAAG ACAACCAAACTTCTGTGCAAGAGCCCGCCGATAGCGCATCCTCAGAAGACGATATTGTCGCACCAAGCACCCaaaagaggaagaaacaCCCTCCCTTCGACGTTGCAACTGAAATCAAATCCCTACACTCTACCGACAAGTCAGCCATGAGTGATTCGAAGGAGACAGGATCTCAAACACGGCGGAAGCTCAAGCGGAAAGCAGAAAGCTCACCTATCGTTCTGAGTGATTCTGAGGATTCCGATGAGCCGGTTCTCTCATCACCCATGAAGAGGCGCCGGCGGGCAGCGGACACGGAGACCCCTCAGACACCACACTCGTCTGCCGATCGGGATAGACTGGATATCGAAGAAGATCTAGAGGATCTCCAAGATTCAG TCGTCAAGAAATCGCGAACTCGTGGCCGGCTTGCCGGATCGGCTCGGGACAAGAGGCAGAAGCACCTAGAAGCCCTGCGCCGCAGACGAGCTGGAGTGAAGGAAGAAAGTGGGACTGAATCAGAGAATGAATCAGATCCTGACGAGAGCGAGAGTCCTACAACTCGACAAACTGCTGACAGCCGTCGCATCACAGTGGACGACAGTGATGTCGAATCCGCTGTTCCAAGCGATGAGGATCTCGATCGCTACGAGGAAGACTTTGTGCTGGAGGACGATCAAGACAAACTGGGGGTGCCAACCGAAGAAATCCCGTTCGAATTCACGCGGCACGCGTACAAGCAGCTCAAAGAATACTTCCGGGATGTCGTGGAGTGGATGGTGCACAACAAGCTCAATCCCGCGTTCCCCCGCAACAATGCCATGTACAAAGTGGCATTCATGAAACTGGACGATGAGGTCAAGGGCCGTGCGGGATCCCAGTTAATTTCTTCCGTATGGAATGCCGATTTCTGCAGAGCCCTCTTGGCTCGGCCTCAGATCGAAATGACCGCTTTCCCTACCGCACTGGACCACCCATGCGATGCCTGTAATCGGTCCAAACACCCTGCATCCACCGATATGAAGCTTTATGGCAAGGCATACTCCCTTGAGACACTCGAGCCGCTGAACGATGATTCATCGGAGGACAGCGACGAAAGCAAGTCTgttgaagacgaggatgagggcgagggctCTGGAGAAGAGCGGGACAGAGACGGCCGTGTGTTGCCGCCTGAGAGCAGGCGCTTTCTCCTGGGCAG GCAATGCAAAGCCAAAGCTGAGCTCGCTCACACCCTGACCCATTGGCGCTTCCACCTCAACGAATGGGTCGTCGGCTACCTCGAGCGTAAGGGTCATATGGACAGAGACGAGGTCATCAAGCGGAATGACATGAGCCAGAAgcgcaagatgaagaatgcaaACGCAGCCGTCGACCGCATGGTCGAGGCagacgagatcgagaagtTGTGGCGCGACTTCCACCTGAATCTCAAGTCTGCGCGGGAGAATACG TCAACTTTGGGCTGA
- a CDS encoding uncharacterized protein (ID:PFLUO_005394-T1.cds;~source:funannotate) has protein sequence MVKLEEFEDEHFNKEKPTSTKNDALLVSDDEDYSDTESEVSNDSDVEVEGESLFDRVSALKDMLPPSTRRTVSSSVSSLTSFTKAGLSFSGKALWIISTSAFLIGVPWALAYAEEEQYIQMEREQGMIRGANEMLTPGAEPEKKEAEAIL, from the exons ATGGTCAAGCTTGAGGAATTTGAGGACGAGCACTtcaacaaggagaagcccacTAGCACCAAGAACGATGCTCTCCTAGTctctgatgatgaggacTACAGCGACACCG AATCTGAAGTCTCCAATGACTCCGATGTCGAAGTCGAGGGCGAGTCACTCTTCGACCGCGTCTCCGCCCTGAAAGACATGCTCCCGCCTTCCACCCGCCGAACTGTCTCTAGCTCTGTCTCCTCActcacctccttcaccaaGGCCGGTCTGTCCTTCAGCGGCAAAGCTCTCTGGATTATCAGCACCAGTGCTTTCCTGATTGGTGTGCCTTGGGCGCTGGCTtatgccgaggaggagcagTATATCCAGATGGAGCGGGAGCAGGGCATGATCCGTGGTGCCAATGAG ATGCTCACTCCCGGCGccgagccggagaagaaggaggccgaagccATTCTGTAA
- a CDS encoding uncharacterized protein (ID:PFLUO_005390-T1.cds;~source:funannotate), which translates to MSGIPDLPEKFDDLPDKRRFWPSPAGSADEGLGMLRLLTPELVANAARTQIQTGERVCLNWDIENLTPPGFGRKPFEHRIKWVAEGVAFDDEYHFNPQQGSQWDGLRHHNAPAPTAENADRRVFYGGTTAEEIQDESCSRIGIGFWAKQGIAGRGVLIDYLSYAQKKGISVNALSRQMISLDEVLEIARESNIEFQRGDVFFLRVGLPDTWAAMSADARKAYSEQAMPQHAGIEQSERVLRFMWDNHFAAVASDAVSFEVFPALSPEHDLHHHLLAGWGVPIGEMFDLDELAATCKRLNRWSFFISSSPLNCKRGVSSPPNCMAIF; encoded by the exons ATGTCCGGCATCCCTGATCTCCCTGAGAAATTCGACGATCTGCCCGACAAGCGGCGCTTCTGGCCTTCCCCCGCGGGGTCGGCCGACGAAGGGCTGGGCATGCTGCGCCTGCTTACCCCAGAGCTAGTTGCGAACGCGGCACGCACGCAGATCCAGACCGGCGAGCGTGTGTGCCTAAACTGGGACATTGAGAATCTGACTCCGCCAG GATTCGGCCGCAAGCCATTCGAGCACCGCATCAAATGGGTCGCCGAGGGGGTCGCCTTCGACGACGAATACCACTTCAACCCGCAGCAGGGGTCCCAATGGGACGGACTGCGGCACCACAACGCACCCGCGCCCACGGCCGAGAACGCAGACCGACGGGTCTTCTACGGCGGCAcgacggccgaggagatccaggaCGAGAGCTGCTCGCGCATCGGCATCGGGTTCTGGGCGAAGCAGGGCATTGCCGGCCGCGGCGTGCTGATCGACTACCTGTCCTACGCCCAGAAGAAAGGGATCAGCGTCAACGCGCTCAGTCGGCAGATGATCTCGCTggacgaggtgctggagatTGCGCGCGAATCCAACATCGAGTTCCAGCGCGGcgatgtcttcttcctccgggtTGGACTGCCGGATACCTGGGCTGCGATGTCGGCCGATGCCCGCAAGGCTTACAGCGAGCAGGCCATGCCGCAGCATGCCGGCATTGAGCAGAGCGAGCGCGTGCTGCGCTTCATGTGGGACAACCACTTCGCGGCTGTGGCTTCCGACGCGGTCAGCTTCGAGGTGTTCCCCGCGCTGTCGCCGGAGCATGACCTGCACCACCATCTCCTGGCCGGCTGGGGTGTTCCTATCGGTGAGATGTTCGATCTCGATGAGCTGGCTGCGACCTGTAAGCGGCTTAACCGCTGGTCCTTCTTTATTTCGAGTAGTCCGCTCAACTGCAAGCGTGGCGTGTCCAGCCCGCCGAACTGCATGGCGATCTTTTAA
- a CDS encoding uncharacterized protein (ID:PFLUO_005392-T1.cds;~source:funannotate), whose amino-acid sequence MPHINETILVDEAATDVKELWRPSAPETTQIYDFMTRVNKKHDLSLTHYNELWTWSVSEPAKFWEEIWHYTSIKAHAPYQQVLGSDKVMFPRPAFFEGSTLNFAENLLYPANSPDENAVAIIGATEADREYVSWKELRERVRQCNNALKEAGVETGDRVAGFVGNHANTVVAMLAAASLGAFWTGVSPDTGVHAVLERLKQIEPKVLFADNASLYNGKVHGSHAKVREIVGELPKLEFLVVFETAKVADFNMDQVRPVCGKAVGYRDFLSTVHNQAALMEFASLSPEHPVYILYSSGTTGAPKPIVHGSLGTLLQHKKEHLLHCEIRPGDRLFYFTTTTWMMWHWLVSGLASGATIVLYDGSPFRPFDSEGGNGEMAMPRLIDELEITHFGTSAKYLSMLEQAALNPRNHPHRPVSLKTLRAVFSTGSPLAPSTFEYIYSSIHQDVMLGSITGGTDILSLFCSGCPILPVHKGEIQCRSLGMAVSVYDYAGNDISASGEPGDLVCTTPFPAQPVMFWPPGPTGLEKYRKSYFDLFGPTIWHHGDFVRLNPKTGGVVMLGRSDGVLKPSGVRFGSAEIYNVLLKHFADEVEDSLCVGRRREGIDSDETVVLFVKPNHGGSMPADLAARIQATIRKELSPRHVPAIIDACPEIPVTSNGKKVENAVKQILCGLNIKIGASVANAACLDWYRNWALERS is encoded by the exons ATGCCGCACATCAATGAGACTATTCTAGTCGACGAGGCTGCCACGGACGTGAAAGAGCTGTGGCGGCCGTCGGCGCCGGAGACGACCCAGATCTACGATTTTATGACTCGCGTGAACAAAAAGCATGACCTGTCCCTGACACACTACAATGAACTCTGGACATGGAGTGTTTCGGAACCGGCCAAGTTCTGGGAGGAGATCTGGCACTATACCTCTATCAAGGCGCATGCGCCATATCAACAA GTGCTGGGGTCTGATAAAGTGATGTTTCCCCGACCGGCCTTCTTCGAAGGGAGTACTCTGAACTTCGCCGAGAACCTTCTTTACCCGGCCAACTCGCCAGATGAGAATGCGGTTGCAATCATTGGAGCCACTGAAGCAGACCGCGAGTATGTCTCGTGGAAGGAACTGCGCGAGCGGGTCCGGCAATGCAACAACGCCTTGAAAGAAGCGGGCGTGGAGACCGGTGATCGCGTGGCGGGCTTTGTGGGCAACCACGCCAACACCGTCGTGGCCATGCTGGCGGCAGCGTCCCTGGGCGCCTTTTGGACCGGTGTGTCTCCTGACACGGGAGTACATGCCGTTCTGGAGCGATTGAAGCAGATTGAGCCCAAGGTCTTGTTTGCGGATAATGCCTCCCTCTATAACGGCAAGGTGCACGGCTCCCACGCCAAGGTGCGTGAGATTGTGGGCGAGTTGCCCAAGTTGGAGTTCCTTGTTGTCTTTGAGACGGCCAAAGTGGCCGACTTCAACATGGATCAAGTACGGCCCGTCTGCGGGAAAGCGGTTGGCTATCGCGATTTCTTGTCCACGGTGCATAATCAGGCAGCGCTGATGGAGTTTGCGAGCTTGAGCCCGGAACACCCGGTCTACATATTGTACTCGTCAGGTACGACAGGCGCACCCAAGCCTATTGTCCACGGATCCTTGGGTACGTTACTGCAACACAAGAAAGAGCATCTCCTTCACTGCGAAATCCGGCCAGGCGATCGTCTGTTCTACTTTACGACGACAACGTGGATGATGTGGCACTGGCTGGTCTCCGGTTTGGCCAGCGGCGCAACAATTGTTCTGTATGATGGCTCGCCATTCCGGCCATTTGATTCTGAAGGAGGCAATGGCGAGATGGCTATGCCACGCCTGATCGATGAACTCGAAATTACCCATTTCGGCACTTCGGCAAAGTACCTCTCGATGCTGGAACAAGCAGCCCTCAACCCACGCAACCATCCGCACCGCCCGGTGAGTCTGAAGACCCTGAGAGCAGTCTTCAGCACCGGATCCCCACTAGCCCCGTCAACTTTCGAGTATATCTATTCTTCCATTCACCAGGACGTCATGCTCGGCTCCATCACCGGCGGCACAGATATCCTGTCGTTGTTCTGCTCCGGATGCCCGATCCTGCCTGTCCATAAGGGCGAGATCCAATGTCGCTCTCTTGGGATGGCAGTGTCCGTCTATGACTACGCCGGAAACGACATCAGTGCCTCTGGCGAGCCAGGTGACTTGGTCTGCACCACTCCCTTCCCCGCGCAACCAGTCATGTTCTGGCCGCCTGGCCCAACGGGTCTAGAGAAGTACCGCAAGAGCTATTTCGATCTCTTCGGTCCCACAATTTGGCACCACGGCGACTTTGTGCGGTTGAACCCAAAGACAGGAGGTGTGGTCATGCTGGGCCGGAGTGACGGTGTGCTCAAGCCGTCGGGGGTTCGGTTTGGAAGCGCGGAAATCTACAATGTTCTGCTGAAGCACTTTGCCGATGAGGTTGAGGATTCCCTGTGCGTGGGCCGGCGACGCGAGGGCATCGATTCAGACGAGAccgtcgtcctcttcgtgAAGCCGAATCATGGAGGCTCTATGCCGGCGGATCTGGCTGCGCGCATCCAGGCGACTATTCGCAAGGAACTCAGTCCTCGCCATGTACCTGCTATTATCGATGCATGCCCGGAGATCCCGGTCACCTCGAACGGCAAGAAAGTTGAGAATGCCGTCAAGCAGATCCTGTGCGGCCTCAACATCAAGATCGGAGCTAGCGTTGCTAATGCTGCGTGTCTTGATTGGTATCGCAACTGGGCTTTGGAGCGTTCTTAA
- a CDS encoding uncharacterized protein (ID:PFLUO_005391-T1.cds;~source:funannotate), whose amino-acid sequence MPRRFSNNSSKDPSSNSPSFSSPSGKGSLAIKASSVKSNRLSQFFSVSPKSSKTEPQPVQATPQPAGANPNTASPPISSASLSLPTISLSTATADNLNMDEMSTTLFQPPSAEEARRLAKQHAQFGVIGHASHRYSSRHPGGVFPEPVMDEPPYYYLLTTYISYLILIAFGHVRDFFGKRFREENYRHLKPRNGYGALNSDFDNFYVRRLKLRINDCFERPVTGVPGRMITLIDRGTNDHNHHFHFTGTTTDTLNLSSYNYLGFAQSEGPCADMVEDTIRKYGITAPSTRAEVGTQDLHQEVEGLVATFVGKEDSMVFSMGFGTNASIFPALVSKGCLIISDELNHASIRFGSRLSGASIAMFKHNDMKDLEVKLREAISQGQPRTHRPWKKILVVVEGLYSMEGSMCNLPGLVALKHRYKFHLFVDEAHSIGAIGPKGRGVCDYFSIDTAEVDVLMGTLTKSFGANGGYIAGDKVMIDKLRATNAGVFYGESPAPAILVQISSALRIINGEIVPGQGEERLQRLAFNSRYLRLGLKRLGFIVYGHDDSPIIPILLFNPAKMPAFSHEMLRRKISVVVVGYPATPLVSSRARLCVSAAHTKEDLDRVLAACDEIGNVLQLKFSTGIAGGALPHVEGMTPPPEMEKEWHRKRAATIIPPRWRLDDVLQRGVQDVKSPLF is encoded by the coding sequence ATGCCTCGTCGATTCAGCAACAACTCCTCCAAAGACCCCTCTTCCAACTCACCGTCCTTTTCATCTCCCTCGGGAAAGGGCAGTCTCGCCATCAAGGCGTCCTCGGTCAAGTCAAATCGCCTGTCCCAGTTCTTTTCGGTCTCTCCCAAGTCTTCCAAGACCGAACCACAACCTGTGCAGGCGACGCCCCAACCGGCCGGTGCCAATCCTAACACTGCTTCTCCGCCGATCAGCTCGGCATCACTGTCCCTACCGACTATTTCTCTCTCGACGGCCACCGCGGACAACCTCAATATGGACGAAATGTCGACCACGCTTTTTCAGcctccctccgccgaggaagcACGTCGGCTGGCCAAGCAACACGCCCAATTCGGTGTCATCGGTCATGCCAGCCATCGGTATTCGAGTCGCCACCCCGGCGGTGTCTTCCCAGAGCCGGTGATGGACGAGCCGCCGTATTATTACCTGCTCACGACCTATATCAGTTACTTAATCCTAATCGCCTTTGGACATGTCCGTGATTTCTTCGGCAAGCGCTTCCGAGAGGAGAACTACCGACACCTGAAGCCTCGCAACGGGTACGGAGCCCTCAATAGTGACTTTGACAACTTTTATGTGCGACGTCTCAAACTGCGCATCAACGACTGCTTTGAGCGACCTGTCACCGGCGTTCCCGGGCGGATGATCACCTTGATCGACCGTGGTACGAACGACCACAATCATCACTTCCATTtcaccggcaccaccacaGACACCCTGAACTTGAGCTCGTACAATTATCTTGGATTCGCTCAGTCGGAAGGTCCCTGCGCTGACATGGTCGAAGACACGATCCGGAAGTACGGCATCACTGCCCCAAGCACCCGAGCGGAGGTTGGCACGCAGGATCTTCACCAGGAAGTTGAGGGGCTGGTCGCCACGTTCGTGGGCAAGGAAGACTCGATGGTCTTTTCGATGGGATTCGGCACCAACGCCAGCATCTTCCCCGCGCTCGTCTCCAAGGGCTGTCTCATCATCTCCGATGAGCTGAACCATGCGTCCATCCGCTTCGGTTCCCGTCTTTCTGGTGCATCCATTGCCATGTTCAAGCACAATGACATGAAGGACCTGGAAGTGAAGCTTCGCGAGGCCATCTCCCAAGGCCAGCCTCGCACCCACCGTCCCTGGAAGAAGAttctggtggtggtggaaggtCTGTACTCGATGGAGGGATCCATGTGCAATCTTCCTGGTTTGGTTGCGTTGAAGCACCGCTACAAGTTCCATCTCTTTGTCGACGAAGCCCACTCGATTGGAGCCATTGGCCCCAAGGGGAGAGGTGTGTGTGATTACTTCAGCATCGACACcgccgaggtggatgtcTTGATGGGCACCCTCACCAAGTCATTTGGCGCCAACGGAGGATACATTGCGGGCGACAAGGTGATGATCGACAAGCTACGCGCTACCAACGCGGGCGTGTTTTACGGAGAGTCGCCTGCTCCCGCAATTCTCGTACAGATCTCTTCCGCCCTACGCATCATCAACGGCGAAATTGTCCCTGGCCAGGGCGaggagcggctgcagcgaTTGGCCTTCAATTCGCGATACCTTCGTCTCGGATTGAAGCGTCTGGGCTTTATAGTATACGGTCACGACGATTCGCCAATTATCCCTATTCTTCTCTTTAACCCGGCCAAGATGCCCGCATTTTCACACGAGATGCTTCGGCGGAAGATTTCTGTCGTCGTTGTCGGATATCCCGCCACCCCATTGGTCTCATCCCGCGCTCGTCTTTGTGTGTCTGCCGCCCATACGAAGGAAGACCTTGATCGTGTTTTGGCTGCCTGCGACGAAATTGGCAATGTGCTTCAACTCAAATTTTCAACCGGCATTGCTGGCGGCGCTTTGCCCCATGTCGAGGGCATGACTCCTCCcccggagatggagaaagaatGGCACCGCAAGCGCGCCGCCACTATCATTCCTCCTCGGTGGCGACTGGACGATGTGCTCCAGCGTGGAGTCCAGGATGTCAAATCGCCTTTGTTTTAG
- a CDS encoding uncharacterized protein (ID:PFLUO_005396-T1.cds;~source:funannotate), giving the protein MVLYGYDASVYNSVQGSDNWMAWFNEPDDAAIGSVNTAYTVGAIFGGFFLGGPVSDYLGRKVAMAIGCILVIIATFMQTFSPYHSLACFLAGRCIIGIGQGLALTAGPIYIGELAPAEIRGKIMTFWQMFYSVGSFICFWIAYACTKRVDQLGEWDWKLIVIFQLLVPVIILILLPTIPGSPRWFIQHGNRIEKARSALRRVRETEEEVEEELLMIREALEYEKEAISSNYSALWKDKSLRKRMLLALVINAGQQLTGQGSLNTYSTKIYQLVFTEESQISLINALNATFGILFTLNAVWIVDRFGRKPLLIVGAIGMGICMIIAAAVETETPTLASGAKSEPVGISIVFLLFLFILFYKPSWGATVWIWTAEVFSMNVRAQAVGMASQTQNVANTIFQQFFPIFIDNDGFYAFYLFAGINFLLALFVWFFIPETKKVSLEEIDALFGGANHVTQGEEVLAHKKAAQIEHGSHDKEGTINVENAELH; this is encoded by the exons ATGGTGCTTTATGGTTACGATGCATCCGTGTACAATTCGGTGCAGGGCTCCGACAACTGGATGGCTTGGTTCAACGAGCCCGACGACGCGGCGATCGGGTCCGTGAATACGGCGTACACCGTCGGAGCCATATTTGGaggtttcttcttgggcggTCCAGTTTCCGACTATCTCGGCCGTAAGGTTGCAATGGCCATCGGCTGTATTCTGGTTATCATTGCGACGTTCATGCAGACCTTTTCTCCCTACCACAGCCTGGCTTGTTTCCTTGCTGGAAGATGTATTATCGGTATTGGCCAAGGCCTTGCTTTGA CTGCTGGTCCCATCTATATCGGCGAACTGGCACCAGCAGAGATCCGTGGCAAGATCATGACCTTCTGGCAGATGTTTTATTCTGTGGGATCGTTTATCTGCTTCTGGATCGCCTATGCCTGCACAAAGAGAGTGGACCAGCTGGGCGAGTGGGACTGGAAGTTGATCGTtatcttccagctcctggTCCCCGTCATAATTCTTATTCTTCTGCCCACTATTCCTGGAAGTCCGCGATG GTTCATCCAGCATGGAAACCGGATTGAAAAGGCTCGTTCTGCTCTCCGCAGAGTCCGAGaaaccgaggaagaggttgaggaagaacTTTTAATGATTCGCGAAGCTCTCGAGTATGAGAAAGAGGCCATTTCAAGCAACTATTCCGCGCTCTGGAAAGACAAATCACTACGCAAACGCATGCTGCTTGCACTGGTTATCAATGCCGGTCAGCAGCTTACGGGCCAAGGCTCGTTGAACACGTACTCTACCAAGATCTACCAGTTGGTTTTCACCGAAGAAAGCCAAATTTCACTGATCAATGCTCTCAACGCCACGTTTGGTATTCTTTTCACCCTTAATGCCGTGTGGATCGTCGACAGATTTGGCCGCAAACCCCTGCTCATTGTTGGTGCTATTGGAATGGGTATCTGCATGATCATTGCCGCGGCTGTTGAGACCGAGACTCCGACGCTTGCTAGCGGCGCCAAATCTGAGCCCGTTGGAATTTCGATTGTTttcctcttgttcctcttcATATTGTTCT ACAAACCTTCATGGGGAGCTACCGTCTGGATCTGGACTGCGGAAGTCTTCTCGATGAACGTCCGCGCACAGGCCGTGGGCATGGCCTCGCAAACACAGAATGTCGCCAACACCATATTCCAGCAGTTCTTCCCTATCTTCATCGACAACGACGGCTTCTACGCATTCTACCTGTTCGCGGGTATTAACTTCCTGCTTGCTCTCTTCGTGTGGTTTTTCATCCCGGAGACTAAGAAGGTCAGCCTCGAGGAAATTGACGCTCTCTTCGGCGGCGCCAACCACGTCACGCAGGGTGAGGAGGTTCTCGCGCACAAAAAGGCAGCACAGATCGAACACGGCAGCCACGACAAGGAGGGTACCATTAATGTGGAGAATGCCGAGTTACATTGA